Proteins from a genomic interval of Chanos chanos chromosome 3, fChaCha1.1, whole genome shotgun sequence:
- the gpat3 gene encoding glycerol-3-phosphate acyltransferase 3 isoform X1 produces the protein MDDAWDMAYSLFKVWLSIVVGLIVVPAMFGLSLGVTDVYMKILVKILEWATLRIQRGQRDQPSPTAQLPNGIIQRDDGSMAEEIGELRRNWPQSLTGGDFTLCDAFYFCRKGIETIVEDQVTQRFTSEELVSWNLLTRTNNNFCYISVRVTIIWGLGVFIRYCVLAPLRITLAVIGLSWLVIGTTLVGLLPNSKVKDWLSDLVHLTCYRICAKGLSAVIHYHNKQNKPKKGGICVANHTSPIDIVILANDGCYAMVGQVHGGLMGVIQRSMLRSCPHVWFERSEMKDRHAVAKRLRDHVADKTKLPILIFPEGTCINNTSVMMFKKGSFEIGGTIYPVAIKYDPQFGDAFWNSAKYNMVSYLLRMMTSWAIVCNVWYLPPMTREEGEDAVHFANRVKSAIARQGGLVDLSWDGGLKREKVKQTYKEEQQKMYSSTIVGPVSS, from the exons ATGGACGATGCCTGGGACATGGCGTACTCGCTGTTCAAGGTGTGGCTGTCTATAGTGGTTGGACTTATAGTAGTGCCGGCAATGTTTGGACTGTCCCTTGGAGTCACGGACGTCTACATGAAAATACTAGTGAAAATCCTTGAG TGGGCCACTCTGAGGATCCAACGAGGACAGAGGGACCAACCCTCCCCCACAGCCCAACTTCCCAATG GAATCATCCAGAGAGATGACGGTTCAATGGCAGAAGAGATCGGTGAACTGCGGAGGAACTGGCCTCAGTCCCTGACCGGCGGAGACTTCACCCTGTGTGACGCCTTCTACTTCTGCAGGAAAGGGATAGAGACAATCGTGGAGGATCAGGTGACTCAGCGCTTCACGTCTGAAGAGCTGGTCTCCTGGAACCTTCTGACCCGAACCAACAACAACTTCTGTTACATCAGCGTGCGGGTCACCATTATATGGGGTCTGGGTGTGTTTATACGTTACTGCGTCCTTGCCCCTCTCAG AATCACTCTGGCCGTAATTGGACTGAGCTGGTTAGTGATCGGCACCACTCTAGTGGGACTGCTGCCCAACAGCAA agtgAAGGATTGGCTAAGTGACCTGGTTCACCTGACATGCTACAGGATTTGCGCCAAAGGCCTCTCTGCTGTCATTCACTACCATAACAA GCAGAATAAACCCAAGAAAGGAGGAATATGTGTGGCTAACCACACGTCACCAATTGATATTGTCATTTTGGCAAATGATGGCTGTTATGCCATG GTGGGACAGGTTCATGGGGGTCTGATGGGGGTCATCCAGAGGTCAATGCTTCGCTCCTGCCCCCATGTTTGGTTTGAGAGGTCAGAGATGAAAGATCGACACGCAGTGGCCAAAAG GCTGAGGGATCATGTCGCAGACAAAACCAAGCTGCCAATTCTCATCTTCCCTGAGG GAACCTGCATCAATAACACATCTGTCATGATGTTTAAGAAGGGAAGCTTTGAAATAGGAGGCACTATATATCCAGTGGCCATCAAG TATGACCCTCAGTTTGGAGATGCCTTTTGGAATAGTGCTAAATACAACATGGTGAGCTATCTCCTCAGAATGATGACCAGCTGGGCTATTGTGTGCAATGTTTGGTACCTTCCTCCCATGACCCGAGAG GAAGGGGAGGATGCCGTCCATTTTGCCAACAGAGTGAAGTCAGCCATAGCCCGTCAGGGCGGGTTAGTGGACTTGTCTTG GGACGGagggctgaagagagagaaagtgaagcaGACATATAAGGAAGAACAACAGAAGATGTACAGCAGCACAATTGTAGGGCCCGTCAGCAGCTGA
- the gpat3 gene encoding glycerol-3-phosphate acyltransferase 3 isoform X2, with protein sequence MDDAWDMAYSLFKVWLSIVVGLIVVPAMFGLSLGVTDVYMKILVKILEWATLRIQRGQRDQPSPTAQLPNGIIQRDDGSMAEEIGELRRNWPQSLTGGDFTLCDAFYFCRKGIETIVEDQVTQRFTSEELVSWNLLTRTNNNFCYISVRVTIIWGLGVFIRYCVLAPLRITLAVIGLSWLVIGTTLVGLLPNSKVKDWLSDLVHLTCYRICAKGLSAVIHYHNKQNKPKKGGICVANHTSPIDIVILANDGCYAMVGQVHGGLMGVIQRSMLRSCPHVWFERSEMKDRHAVAKRLRDHVADKTKLPILIFPEGTCINNTSVMMFKKGSFEIGGTIYPVAIKYDPQFGDAFWNSAKYNMVSYLLRMMTSWAIVCNVWYLPPMTREPLNIRTRSVVRLNRKGRMPSILPTE encoded by the exons ATGGACGATGCCTGGGACATGGCGTACTCGCTGTTCAAGGTGTGGCTGTCTATAGTGGTTGGACTTATAGTAGTGCCGGCAATGTTTGGACTGTCCCTTGGAGTCACGGACGTCTACATGAAAATACTAGTGAAAATCCTTGAG TGGGCCACTCTGAGGATCCAACGAGGACAGAGGGACCAACCCTCCCCCACAGCCCAACTTCCCAATG GAATCATCCAGAGAGATGACGGTTCAATGGCAGAAGAGATCGGTGAACTGCGGAGGAACTGGCCTCAGTCCCTGACCGGCGGAGACTTCACCCTGTGTGACGCCTTCTACTTCTGCAGGAAAGGGATAGAGACAATCGTGGAGGATCAGGTGACTCAGCGCTTCACGTCTGAAGAGCTGGTCTCCTGGAACCTTCTGACCCGAACCAACAACAACTTCTGTTACATCAGCGTGCGGGTCACCATTATATGGGGTCTGGGTGTGTTTATACGTTACTGCGTCCTTGCCCCTCTCAG AATCACTCTGGCCGTAATTGGACTGAGCTGGTTAGTGATCGGCACCACTCTAGTGGGACTGCTGCCCAACAGCAA agtgAAGGATTGGCTAAGTGACCTGGTTCACCTGACATGCTACAGGATTTGCGCCAAAGGCCTCTCTGCTGTCATTCACTACCATAACAA GCAGAATAAACCCAAGAAAGGAGGAATATGTGTGGCTAACCACACGTCACCAATTGATATTGTCATTTTGGCAAATGATGGCTGTTATGCCATG GTGGGACAGGTTCATGGGGGTCTGATGGGGGTCATCCAGAGGTCAATGCTTCGCTCCTGCCCCCATGTTTGGTTTGAGAGGTCAGAGATGAAAGATCGACACGCAGTGGCCAAAAG GCTGAGGGATCATGTCGCAGACAAAACCAAGCTGCCAATTCTCATCTTCCCTGAGG GAACCTGCATCAATAACACATCTGTCATGATGTTTAAGAAGGGAAGCTTTGAAATAGGAGGCACTATATATCCAGTGGCCATCAAG TATGACCCTCAGTTTGGAGATGCCTTTTGGAATAGTGCTAAATACAACATGGTGAGCTATCTCCTCAGAATGATGACCAGCTGGGCTATTGTGTGCAATGTTTGGTACCTTCCTCCCATGACCCGAGAG CCTCTGAATATTAGAACAAGAAGTGTTGTCCGTTTGAACAGGAAGGGGAGGATGCCGTCCATTTTGCCAACAGAGTGA